DNA sequence from the Candidatus Binatia bacterium genome:
ATCGGCACCAGATCCATGTAGTCACCATCGCCCTCGGCCTGCTCGGGGTCTGCCTGGTGGGGGCCGCGGGGCTGATCCATGGCCGCGCGATCGGCGCGCAACTTCTCTTGCGCCTTGCCTGGCAGAAGCAACTGGCCACCGGCGAGGCGACTGCCCCGTGGCCCGGGTCGGACCTGCGCGTGCAGGCCCGGCTGCGGGTGCCGCGGCTGGGCATCTCGCAGATCGTCCTGCAGGGAGCCACTGCGAAATCGCTCGCCTACGGCCCGGGCGAGAATCTCCAACCCGAGGTCCCGGTCGGGCGGCCGGCCTCGCGCGTGATCGCCGGGCACCGCGACACGCACTTTGCCTTTGTGCACGACCTGCACCTCTCGGATCAGATTCTGCTGGAGGAACCCGACGGCGACTGGAAGATCTATCATGTGCAACGCCGCGAGGTGCGGGACCGCGACGACATCGGTGTCGCCCCGGTCCCGCACCGCCCGCTGCTCTACCTGATCACCTGCTGGCCACCGGTCAGCGACGATGGCGGCCTGGAGCGCACCGACAAACGCCTGATCATTACTGCGCAAGCGGAAGCGTGAGAATCAGGCAGGCACCAGAGCCGCCGCCATCCGCCGGTGCCAGGTCGATCGCCCCGCCCACGGCCTGGACGATTGCGCGCACGTGCGCCAAACCCACCCCGTGGCCACCCTCGTTCGGGCGCGACGTCACATAGGGGTCAAAGAGCGTATCGCGCAGACTCTCGGGGCCGCCCGCGCCATTGTCACGGAATCGCAGCTCCAGCAGGGCGTCGCGCGGGTTTGCGGTAATTTTGACCGCCCGTGCACCCGCCTGCTCGGCATTCTGCAGGAGATTTCGGCATACCTCGGCAAACGCTTCCTCCTCGAGGTCCACCCGTGGCAAGGCTGCCTGCGGCAGATCACATTCCACCTGCAAATTGGGCAGACCTGAGGCCACCTCGTCGACCACCTCGACGATCTCGGTCGCCCCGTGCAGATCGCGGCCCGTGCCCGCCTTCGCCAAATCCAAAGCCTTCCTCGCCAGCCGACGTCCGTCGCGCGTCGACCGCGTGATGCGACGCAAGGTCGCCTCCCGGTCGGCCTCGCTCATGCGATCTGCGGACTCCAGCAACAATTCGGCATCGGACTCGGCCGGGGCCAGCGAGTTCCACAACGAGTGGGCCAGGCTTTCGGCTTGTTGAAGAGCCGAATCGCGTTGCTGGCGCAGGCCACCGGCCATCTGTGCCACCGTGCCCGACAGCTCCGCCACCTCGCGCGACCGCGGGTGCCGGATCATCAGTTCGGCCTGGTCATCGCCCTCCGCGGCAAAAGCGGCCTGCTCCTGCAGGCGTGCCAGCGGGCGCACGGCAAAAAACTGGGCTGCCGCGAGCAAACCCAAGGGAATCAAAACGAAAGGCAAGACCAGAAGCCATTTCGCCAAGGCAGGCAGAGCGCTCAGAAATTCACCCACCGACTGCGGGGTCCGCAGCGCATGCACCGCACCCCAGACATAGCCCTCGTATTCGAACGGGATGACCACCGCGATCTGGTAGGGGTTGGTCCGAAAGAGCGGATTGACGGCAGGCGGCACCTCCCCCCGGGGACGGCGTGCGGCTTGCCGGCGCCCCTGCTGCAGAGCGAGCTTCACTTCATTCATGCCTGTGGCTTGCCGCGCCACCCACTCCTTTTCCGAACTCGCCAGAACGATGCCCTGATTATCCACCACGGTCAGGCCCGCGAGGGTCTGCTTCTGGACCGCCTCCAACCAGGACTGCAAGTAGCGCCCGGCGCCGACGAAGATACTCGGTGTCCCGGTGCGTTTCACAACCTCCCTGAATTCGATCGCCGTGTCGCTCATCGTCGCGGACGAGATCAATTCCGGATCGGCCGGCCGGTTTGTATCCGCGTCGCGAACATCGGCAAAGGCGT
Encoded proteins:
- a CDS encoding HAMP domain-containing sensor histidine kinase: VSGDGYPIAPRVGLLDGGLLMNDNRRWRPSLQLVFVGVSLVSLLLLALQGRELVQNEIDRRLSVDLQHQAALVGQNLLERYEQIVEEERAGKVSALQASFALRQLAQEMGLARAVGRTGRGADGARSDADSAAHSDAQSYADSDAFADVRDADTNRPADPELISSATMSDTAIEFREVVKRTGTPSIFVGAGRYLQSWLEAVQKQTLAGLTVVDNQGIVLASSEKEWVARQATGMNEVKLALQQGRRQAARRPRGEVPPAVNPLFRTNPYQIAVVIPFEYEGYVWGAVHALRTPQSVGEFLSALPALAKWLLVLPFVLIPLGLLAAAQFFAVRPLARLQEQAAFAAEGDDQAELMIRHPRSREVAELSGTVAQMAGGLRQQRDSALQQAESLAHSLWNSLAPAESDAELLLESADRMSEADREATLRRITRSTRDGRRLARKALDLAKAGTGRDLHGATEIVEVVDEVASGLPNLQVECDLPQAALPRVDLEEEAFAEVCRNLLQNAEQAGARAVKITANPRDALLELRFRDNGAGGPESLRDTLFDPYVTSRPNEGGHGVGLAHVRAIVQAVGGAIDLAPADGGGSGACLILTLPLAQ
- a CDS encoding sortase, coding for MDAAANRSGLRVWCQDHRHQIHVVTIALGLLGVCLVGAAGLIHGRAIGAQLLLRLAWQKQLATGEATAPWPGSDLRVQARLRVPRLGISQIVLQGATAKSLAYGPGENLQPEVPVGRPASRVIAGHRDTHFAFVHDLHLSDQILLEEPDGDWKIYHVQRREVRDRDDIGVAPVPHRPLLYLITCWPPVSDDGGLERTDKRLIITAQAEA